In Lates calcarifer isolate ASB-BC8 linkage group LG21, TLL_Latcal_v3, whole genome shotgun sequence, the sequence TACCTTTAGTGTGTGATCCAATAATAAACACGAAAAGAAGCGGGGCAGCTACTGCCAAATATGGGCAAAATACCGGTGCTGTTAGCCGACTGATTGACGATGGTTCGTCAGGAGGGAGTAGGATCCAGTATGGTAAATGCAACGAGTTAATTACTGTTTGTGGATGATAACAGTTTACAGGAGATGATTTTTGCACCTCGCTTTCTTTCTAAATACCAGTCAGCACCGAGTTAAGATAACTTTACTCGTGTTTCGCTCTGCTTGTAGGCAGCAGTGCTACTAGCTAAACTGTAAGAGTCGGTATTTCAATTACAGTGTTCATGGAGTAGAGCTGTTTAGAGCTGCTGCAACACACCCCCCCCTTTGCTAAGTTGCACCAAATACTTAACAAGCCTCCCTTTCTATCAGGTCTGAGCTAGAGGGAGCTGTATGAAAATGCCAGTTGATTGCCCCctgtcacctcctcctcctcctccaccaccaccacctcttcctgctccaggtccaccacctcctccttcagcctCATCACACAAAAAGAAGCTGTATCAGACTATAGCCAGCAGCAGGAGTCCTGTAGAGGGGGACCACACAGAGGCCTGCCTACTGCTcagtcagagagacagcaggtgAGAATTACTATGTGGGAAATGAGATTTAATCTGAACATCTGTTTATTGTGATCATCCACCGTCCATAGTCTCAATGTCTGGTCTTGCCTGATGGATGAGTAACAAGTAAAAgaatattaattataataaactATATAAGTTGGATCAAAATAAATCTAGAagtaaaacacaacattaaaagagTGAACATCAATAGGTATACAAATGCTTAATATTCATAAGAAGAATAAACAAACTTCACAATTTTGCTTTGTGGACTTAGTTGCCGAGCCACTATTAGTTACTATTTACCATGCAACAAGAGGATACCACAGTGTTGTACATTGTCATTTCTTTCACCTTATTGTTGACCATTAAATATTgaatgttcttttctttttgccccCCATCCACCCCCTTCATTTCTCCCAACGTATTGGCACATACTGTCATGCTTTTTCTTATTTACAGTCAGTTTTATAAACTGAGTTATCCAGATTATAATGTTGGTGATTTGACACAAGCTTGGGTTTTTTTGGGTTGTTTGAAGCTGGTTTCTAATTCACCTGGAGCTCCTGTCACAGCAAAAAATCCTTGTCTAGTCTTTAGGAGTTTGTGATTTTTCATAGACACCTTATAAACTACACGGTTTGTTAGTTAACTGCTTTATATTGAAAAGTTTATTGTTAGTAAGTTGTCCACCCAACTTACTAACATAAGGTTGGCAGAATTTTGGAAACACACTGAGTCATCAAAAAGTAAACATAAGCTTGAAAAAGTACTGTAATAGATTGTACATATAAGTCAAATAAGCTGTTCAATTAGTCTAAGTTTGAAAGGGCAGACAGCATAGTTGTTGTTCTCATGGAatagtgtgtatttatgttcCATGGTGTCGGTTTTGTGCTTCAGTTTTAGGAAGGACCTGCAGTGGATACTGGTGAACACATATGTGCCTTCCCTCATCCAAGATGGTCCACAGTAAGTCAGTAAACTGCTGTCAGTCTAACACTTGTCAGGTAACACTCTAATCTACAGTTGACTAAGGAAGCACTTACATAACGCAATTAAAACTGTCACCTCAACTGTTGTATGTACAATGGGGCTATTGTGTCATTGGTTTTACCTGAATGCTTTTCAGTCATTAAACATGACATTATTTACCAGGGTGTGACAATGATTGTGTTCTTTCACTTATCTCTCAGGTGTGGTCTGGTGGCTTTGTGGATGGCTGCTCACCTTGGACAGCCGCAGCTGAGCATGGAAACTGTAGTTCAGACAGCACTGAGCAGGGGATACACAGCACAGGGGGAAATGTTTTCAGGtgacaaatgtgtgtttctgccatGGTGGATCACAGCAGAAACtttctgacagcactgagcaaaGCGCTGAATTCTCTCAAGGGCAAAATAAATACCTCGACATCACTAGGTGTCGCCAGAAGTACGCAGGgtgtaatttaaaaatgtggaaGTTGCATAACCAACTTGTTTTAGTGGTGATTCACTCTTACACACCATAAACTCTCACACTGTGTTTAGTTTATGCTGTTTGGTTACTTTTTGTTCTCATTAAGATTCTTATTTTGTCAGCTAGCGACATGGCCCTGCTGGCAGAGGAGGTTTGTGGCTGTAAGGCAGAGCTGCTGTCCGGAGGTTTAAGTGGCAGCAATGCTGCAACCATCATCACACACTTGTGGGGGAGACAGCCGGTTCTCGTCCCGTATCCTGGACCTTAACAAAACCACCATGAAGGATGTTAAATTGTTTTTACTGCTAATGTTAGCGCAAGACAGATACATTACAGTGGACTCGTGTGTATGTCGGCTGAGAAGTAACAAGAAACAGGACAGAAATGCTTAACTGCATTTGAGCTAATTCAAACACAGTGTCACCAGGACAACATACATTGTTTGTCCTCAGGAGTGACAGGTTAATTTTTCAACtacaaaatgtcatattttgcaTGTACCTTCTTTGTATCTGGCTTAAAAAATATAAGTGATCCATATTAAGGTTGTTTTAAgttaaaaatgttgatgtttctaTCATCCTTAAAAATCCAGTAACAGTCAGGATGAGCTACATGTCATAAGAGAAAATACtacaaaaattacaaataacaaTACAAATTCTTTAATAGCATGCACAGATATGATGAGGACTACAACCATGAGCCATGCCAGCGTAGCGGCCACAGGGCGCACTGGGCAGTCGCTTCAGGTAAGACTGGATAGTGTTCTGATAGTGTTCTggatagtgtttttttttttttttcatttcacattaacCTAACAAACTGAACCAGGATTAGTCTGTTTCATAAAGCTGGTTTGGAGCTAATGAGATTAGTCCCAGTCAAGTCTGGTTTATTTAATGACTTTGAGACACAGACCTGAGAAATTAAGGACTGATCACACCAGTTCAGTCTGAAAAACAGCCTGATCAGTTTCCATGGTGACTAAACCTGGTTTAACTGGCCTTATGAAACACCTCTCAGCACAAACATCAACATCCCACACAATAACCGAATGTTCATTCCAGGTGTTCTCCTTGGTTTGGACCAGGGGAGTGTGAGTGAAATGCACCATCAGTCTAATCCCAGTCTGCCCTGGCTTTACCTGCCCAGCGACACCAGTTTCCCCTGTCCCATCAGCAACACGGGACTCAGAGAGGTTTATATCCTGGCTAAGCAGGGTAAAAGCCTGCGCTACCAGCTGTGGAGTTGGGACAGCATAGCTCAGAGCAACGAGCAGCTGAGGACAATGGACCCTCAGAGAGCCAACGACGGGACCCAGTATGTGGTTCCTCGAGGAGGGGTAGAGGCTGGGCTGGCGGGAAAGGCAGTGTTGCTCCACACAAGGACACAGGAGCAGTAATAAGTACGACGCTGCTGGCCAACAATCCGAGTTTTATTTTGCATCACGGTGAATTCTTATGGTGCTGTCTGAATGACGCTGCAGTTGAACCCATGTGAATAATGGGTTTATACAGATGTGGATCAGTCTTGTTTCAACTTAACTTTTAAGTTTAACAGGGCTTtgaaaagtacaaaagtaaAGATGCTGTACATGTCACAGTTCTGATGCAGCATGATTGTTAATTCTATTAGAAAAGGGTGAAATATATTTGTCAACCATCAAGAGATATGGCTGATCTCAGGGAGTTATCTCCTCATCTGTAGTTGCATAAGGTCTTTGTAGGTAAATGAATAATTATATACTAAACAAGAGGATCTTTGATTGCCTTATGTCTGGTCATTATCTCCATGACAAAAGAACATGTGTGCTCAGAGTATTAATAGTTAGTTTACCTCATTGATATTCAACAACGTGCACCGAAATCCAATCAGATCATCTTACACCTGTGGTGTAACTGTAAAGTTTCTACTATGTATTCAGCATATCAACATACTGTCCTACAGACCATGTAGTGTGGTGGAGGGACACATAATTTGAACGACATAATTGTCGTAAATGAGCCAAAGTGTAATTGCTATTCTTGGCTggatcttttatcttttttctctctctgtttgtcatggTTTATTGTTGTATCGCCTGTGAAACTGGAATGGTGTGCCTCCTTGGCCAGGTGTCCCTCAAAAAAGAGACTGTAGTCTCAAGGGATTcctgattaaataaaggtttaataaaataaataaaaaaacatttctacacTAAATAGTctaatttgatttaatatttgtcatttcagttcatttcctACCTGTACCTGTACATGTTTTCAGATCtccagaaaaagaaatatttaaacatgaaaatcaaTCAGTGTGTGATGTGAGTTGTGTGTTGGggacagagtgaaaacaaaaaccgAACTCTTAGAAGTCTTATTTCCAGTTTATTGCAAACCATGACCTTCTGGACAAAGCAGGGATTTAGTAGCAATTTTCACCAATCTGTCtgttttacagctttaaaataTGCTGccttttaaaaatacaaaaggtGGTTATGAATCCAGTTTTCTTGCTGATAAAGCAGCACCCAGTTTGAAAACCTGATAGTTTGCCACTTTACAAATATAGAGGATTTGTGGGCAAAGAAATATAATACTTTGTAAACACTATTATTCCTCTCTCCTTACACGTTTATTTTACAGAGATGGAAAAACTTATCTCCTGATTTTAAATTCCAATTTCATGAAGTCAGACTTTTGCTGCACTCATGTAGACAATTTGTGTGCTAAGTGAACCGCctacacacgcacacgcacacccCCCAAACAGTGCTGCCTGACACTGTCAAAGGACGTCTGGAAGACTGAAGACTGTTCGTGTTCACTGCCCTGCCGCATTCCAGTTGAGGAATGGCAAATATGATCGTAAATCACTGCCTTAATATCTAAATATAACAATGCAGTTTCTTTGTAAACTTTCCATCTTGCATACAAAAATTCAAAACCTCCTCTTTAGCTAAAAAAGGCTTACAGCAACAACCTCGTGTTTAAAATTGATATTCTTGTGTTCAATAACACGTCATCCTTTGGATCATAAGACACTTTGAATTTTCCAGTTTCAAAATCATGTGTAACTTGGTGCATAAGTGAAATCTCACAAAAGCctaaaaacagactgagactgagttTAATCAGGTAATTCCAGTTTCATTTCACCCATAACACCACAGCTTTACGGTAAAACTCCCTGCAAATCTAAAGCAACACTGATCAGAGAGAACTGAGTGATAAcaccaaattaaaatgaaactgctAAATGTCCTTAGCTGTAAACCCAATACTTAACTGCTGCTTCCCATCCTAAGACACACAGAGGCACCGCTTGATTTGTTCAATGGCTTTGTGAGGATCCATAGTGCAACAAATTCCAGACAAACATGGCTGCCAAGCTGCTTAATGTACAGTtacttgaaagaaaaaaaactttcactgCATAATCATACAAAAATCCAATTAAGAAAACACTTTCAGTTCCTACTACAAGTTAAACTTTGGGATTAGGTGTAAATCAGTTTATACTTGGGTGAACTCTttggaagaaaaacagcaggagtCCACTGCACTGGAATGATCAAACAACTCTTTCTTTAAAAACGCGAGGCACAGAAATTGTACAAACAAGTTAAGGAGGTTATACCAAGGccaaaaaaaaacttaaataaaatcatatttacacactgagttAGTGAACACGTGGTCTGACCAGTGTTTTAGTGTTGCTGTGTACTTAAATGTCAAAAGTGGTCCATGACAACAAGAAAACTCCCATTAACAAAGTTCCTCGAAGACCGTGTACAAAGGTTTGTTTACACCATTGGATCAGATTCATGGCTGCCAGAGTGCTCTGTGCAACTCTAACCAGCAGAGGGAGATGGCAAGGAGGGAGATGAGTACTGTCAAATGCAGGAAATAGTGAGTGTTAGAGGTCCATGAATTCAGAGGACTGTATTctcacagtgacaaatgttATGACTCTGCATTAAATTCTCCCTCTTTCTATTGCCTTTTGCCTCAAAAGATCACAGGTCAGCTGTACCTAAGTTCCACAGTGCCTAGCATAATGCATGATGGTGGCCTTTAGCATATTCCATGTAGCAATAGAAATCCTGTGCTTGCTttgcctcctcttcttccacaGGCGCAAGTGGATAAAGACACAGACTCTTCCATTCCTTCGTCTGTCAGTCTTTCCTTTTCTCCAAATTCTGATCTCGTATCTCTTCCACCATGAGGACATGGATCAGTCTTTTCATTACAGTCTTCTGAGCCCCCCCGCCTCAAGGTGTCTTTGGGAGCATACTGCTCAAAATGTCTATAAGGTTGTCCAGTCCCCACAGGTAGCCGTCCTCTCTGTTGCCCTCCACCCAGGGAGTCCTGTGGTCCAGGGTGCTCGGCTCTGGCAGGGGAACCGTCTTCCCAAAGTCGATCATCCACACTCTGGCCTTCCCTGAGGCATCGtgcacaaacagcagagagcttCCAACAACCTACGATGGAGAAACCGGTGAGACGGGTGATGTAAGGCGTGTGAGAAGTTCAGCACAGAAGCTAATGACGGGATGATATCACAAATCTTCAACCTGGCCAACAGGTTTGTTTAGAAATCATGtaaaactgagtgtgtgtctcacctCGTGTGTCTTGAAGAAGTGCGACTGCTCGAGGACTGAGCGGAGGTTCTCCAACTGCTGCAGGTAGAGTttctgaggaaaaagaaaaggcagcaaAATGTGAGAACAGTACACAAAGAAATTGTTAAAACTGGCTTAAAAATATACCTGACACTGAGcctataaataaaaataacttcacATACCAGAATCTGAGTGTTGCCATCAACAAAGTCCTTCAGGGCCTGCATCACCTGCTCTCTGTGCTTTGTCTTCTTAAAGTTGGTGTTACAAGTTCCATCAGCtttctgtaataaaaaaaagaaaacatgagacACTGTCTAAattcttctttctctttattatttttatgaccTGCGTGAGGACAGCTTGATTCAGTAGATTATTTACAAGTTCCTGATTCAAGTGCATGTTCCAGAGTTGTGAGTTGTGGTTTTGCAATGGAAAACTATGaccaaaaaacattaaaattaatttcGATGAGAGTGCTACAGCCAGCTGATACTTGTTTGGTTGGAAAATGACGCCACAGTAAGCTGCTTTAAATGCTTACAGTGTGTCAtcagatgttttcattcatttctgagCAGCATGCAAATCCACAGATATTGGTAAAAACCTGGTGACCAGCTCtggatttatttttgaaagaaCAAACATTTATGGCTGCACATCCCACCAAAAACTCCAATATACTGTTTCCCATTTTCACTCCAGTGTGTGTGGTCTATCACAGCAAACAGATGATAAATATTTACTCCCACTGATTTACTTCTTGTAGAAACTATTTGTTCTCCTCTGTAACACTGACTGCTACAGCCAGGCATATGTCCAGGACGACCTCTGACCTTAATGCCTTCGATGCGGAAGCCCAGAGTAGCTGTGGAGCTGAGCGTCTCCCTCCACTGCATGTATCTGGGTTTAAGGACGCCCTGCTGGgccctctcctgctctgtaGGGGCCCCAGGGTCCACAGCGACCATCTTCTCATACATGTCCTTCCGCAAACGTGGACGCTCCCTGGCTTTTATCAGCTCCTCTTCCAAATACGTCCTGAAAAGTAAAGGCttgatatttaattttgtttttgaattaagtttgtttttttaatgtattttaacattttatttttgcatctaTTTTCTTGAGCATgatttttgttcttatagtgcTCATATTATAAAGAAAACTGTAGAGGAAACTGTGTTAAGCTTAATGTGTATAAGGTTCATTTTCAAGCTCACTGTATCTCCCAAAGCATAACATAAGCTCTAATAAACTGTCTTCTGCAGTTACTGTGGTCTCAGAAAATACTTGTCACACAGTTTCACTTTCTTACAGTCGTACCTGCTGCCCATTTTACAGTCCATGATGGAGGGCGAGTCAAAGTCAGCCAGCAGATCATCCATTAGGTTATAGTCCTGCTCGTCTCTCTGAACGACACCATAATAACCAGGCACGTGGGGGCGCAGAGTGTCCTTCATCAGCTTCTGTAGGCACTGCTGCTCACACTCACAGTATCGCTTCAACAAGCGTCCATACTCACCAGCCTGGAAGTTACCTTGGAAAAGAAGACAGAATGTGGATTAAAGCCGTAGTCTGACATTCTGGGAAATACAGATTATGTTTAAtaatatttcttttaataatGAGGACTGAGCCTGTATAGATGATATGCAGaggtatatacagtacaccGTATATTCATGCATACCTGCATGGCCAGCGAGCTGCACCCATGGGTAACGCTTCTTAAAGGACACGACGAAGGGGGACCAGTGAACCATGGTCTTCAACTTCTGCCACGACTTattctgtaaaacaaaaagcaaaaaagaacgTCATCCTCTTGTTGAAACCATGAGGGCGGTCACACAAATGATAACTCTGAAGCACTGACTAATCAGCATGAGAGTTTATGTTCTGGTCAAACAAAGCACTGAGCTAAATACACGCCAATAGAATGATTATTCATTAAAGGAAAGCACGCCCTgtagcatgcacacacacacacacacacacacacgcacgcacgcacgcacacacaaacacacacatcagtagACATTGGACAGATCCTCCCCTTTACCCAAGGTTGTACAACCCAGGTGCTCAACCTACGTGACAAAGCCCATTCATAAAACATTTACCAAAGGCACCAAAGGGGTGTCGTAAAACAGACCCTTACTGtcagaaactgtgtgtgtgtgtgtgcatgtgtctgtgtctgtgtaatggTTATCTGCATTGGGAAACACCAGAGCAAGGACAGTGTGCAACAGCAGCTTTGACGCAAGCAATCTGAGAGGAACATGACATCAATTCAGtagaacatgtgtgtgtgggacagcCGATTTAGTAtggtattttgtgtgtgtgtgtgtgtgtgtgtgtgtgttacattacAATGGATATTaccaaaaagcaaacaaaattaCTCTTTctcaatatacagtacattgttTTTTATACATGTACCATatgcaaataaatgttttacagtcGCTCAAGTTCAAAAAGAGTGtgacagagggaaaacaggttAACCTGAGTAATAAACCACAGGGACAAAAAGCCATAAAATGAATCTTTTTATAACTAAATAACTTCTGTGAATGACTGCCCAGCCTATCTCTGCCATGTTTACATGCTGGCCTATCTCTGCACTCCTCACTTGCATTCTTTCCACAGCTGCTCAGTTGAAACTCTGTcacaataaaacagtttttatgtaggaatatacacacacagcggAAACTGCCAGTCTGTGTTTACCttagaaagagagggaaaaaggtttttttttatttgagtttaTGGAGTTTAAAGATCCTGAAAGCCAATTTGCTTCAACAAACTTCTTACTGTGAGTCTGAAATATACTAAATAATCTGCTGGGAGTTAGTTaggcagactgactgactgagatttataaaaaataaaactgtttattttgattGTTGCTGAGAAAAACTCTGATTTGAAACAACATTTTAAGAGGCTTTAGCCATTTTAAATTCCAAAATGAAGACGAAAAAGACAATATAGAGTACATAATATgtgataaaaagataaaaagtcTTACTCCGTCCTTAATGAAATACAAATAACCATTCTTCGTCTTGAAGATAAAGGAAGTGCTCACCTATCATAATTCAACATGAAGAATATTTTCTGTACTTTATTGGATGTAGATATTAAAAACATTACCACATTGGTATTGGTCACACTGCAGGTGATTTTgtttcatcaccatcattacTCCTACACAACCTCAGTGACAAATGTGATTACAGTCATCATTACAGTCATCCTGTTTTGAAATAAAGACGATGGAGAACCAAATTTTCTGACTGCATTCATCTGTTGGTTCCTTATGATTGGAAACTGCATACAGAGTG encodes:
- the actmap gene encoding UPF0692 protein C19orf54 homolog — encoded protein: MKMPVDCPLSPPPPPPPPPPLPAPGPPPPPSASSHKKKLYQTIASSRSPVEGDHTEACLLLSQRDSSFRKDLQWILVNTYVPSLIQDGPQCGLVALWMAAHLGQPQLSMETVVQTALSRGYTAQGEMFSASDMALLAEEVCGCKAELLSGGLSGSNAATIITHLWGRQPVLVPYDEDYNHEPCQRSGHRAHWAVASGVLLGLDQGSVSEMHHQSNPSLPWLYLPSDTSFPCPISNTGLREVYILAKQGKSLRYQLWSWDSIAQSNEQLRTMDPQRANDGTQYVVPRGGVEAGLAGKAVLLHTRTQEQ